A window from Salvia miltiorrhiza cultivar Shanhuang (shh) chromosome 2, IMPLAD_Smil_shh, whole genome shotgun sequence encodes these proteins:
- the LOC131011161 gene encoding aquaporin NIP6-1: protein MEGEDGTSAPSTPVTPGTPGAPLFGGFRNGNGNGRRSSLLKCFNVESWSLEEGPLPPLSCSLPSPPISLARKVGAEFIGTLILIFAATAAPIVNERSGGAETLVGLAASSGLAVMIVILSTGHISGAHLNPSVTLAFAALRHFPWKHVPVYIGAQVIASICASFMLKAIFQPMMGGGVTVPAVEYAQAFALEFIITFNLMFVVTAVATDTRAVGELAGIAVGATVMLNILIAGESTGASMNPVRTLGPAIAANNYRAIWVYLTAPILGALAGAGVYSAVKLPDEGDKAHDKPLGEHSFRR, encoded by the exons ATGGAAGGCGAAGACGGGACGTCCGCGCCTTCCACGCCTGTGACGCCTGGAACACCAGGCGCCCCTCTCTTCGGAGGCTTCAGGAATGGGAATGGGAATGGGAGAAGATCTTCTCTCCTTAAATGCTTCAATGTTGAATCTTGGTCCTTGGAAGAGGGGCCCTTGCCCCCTCTCTCTTGCTCATTGCCTTCACCTCCTATCTCTCTCGCTAGAAAG GTGGGAGCGGAGTTTATAGGGACACTCATATTAATATTCGCGGCGACGGCGGCACCAATAGTGAACGAGAGGAGTGGAGGGGCGGAGACGCTGGTGGGGCTGGCGGCGTCGTCGGGGCTGGCCGTCATGATAGTCATTCTCTCCACCGGACACATCTCCGGCGCGCATCTCAATCCCTCAGTCACCCTCGCCTTCGCCGCTCTCCGCCATTTCCCCTGGAAACAT GTGCCAGTGTACATAGGTGCACAAGTTATTGCATCAATATGTGCTTCGTTTATGCTCAAGGCCATATTTCAGCCAATGATGGGAGGCGGGGTTACTGTTCCTGCAGTGGAATATGCTCAAGCATTTGCATTGGAGTTCATCATCACCTTCAACCTTATGTTTGTTGTCACTGCAGTAGCCACTGATACAAGAGCT GTGGGCGAGCTTGCGGGGATTGCGGTTGGAGCTACTGTTATGCTCAATATACTCATAGCCGG GGAAAGTACCGGAGCATCGATGAACCCGGTGAGAACTTTAGGGCCAGCGATTGCTGCAAACAACTATAGAGCCATATGGGTGTACCTTACTGCACCAATCCTTGGAGCTCTTGCCGGCGCTGGTGTTTATTCTGCCGTTAAGCTGCCCGATGAAGGCGACAAAGCACACGACAAACCTTTGGGAGAACATAGTTTCAGGAGATGA